The proteins below are encoded in one region of Myxocyprinus asiaticus isolate MX2 ecotype Aquarium Trade chromosome 13, UBuf_Myxa_2, whole genome shotgun sequence:
- the LOC127450033 gene encoding target of Myb1 membrane trafficking protein-like isoform X2 has translation MEFFIGNPFSTPVGQLIEHATSSSLPSEDWGLNMEICDIVNETEDGPKDAVRAIKKRILGNRNFKEVMLALSVLEACVKNCCHKFHVYVSTRDFVENVLVQTLLPKNNPPMILQNRVLSMIQAWSDAFRSSPDLTGVVTVYEDLRRRGVEFPVTELNGYSPIHTPNRSVDSMSPVTAHAEQHTVKSSQPQNTETPLTLSPQQSKQLKAELEMVRNNLSVMSDMMSQMEPGSVQQSDTELLQQLYSMCKHMQGRMVDLIPRLTDEKLTEQLLMVNDDMNTTFAQYHRFERHLNIQSNAQSSPAYTNLIDLGAASETLNQSKAANSAHCAVSQSTVNILSNQMAGLSTKADVNKHSSLQKSPETSSALGGLDATQIKRQDIGAIPVDQSEVMDDIERWLDVDNQDDFEGVTSEEFDKFLAERAKAADRLPSATMSLHDPGHSQP, from the exons GCCTCAACATGGAGATCTGTGACATAGTAAATGAAACAGAGGACGG GCCTAAAGATGCAGTCAGAGCAATAAAGAAGAGGATCTTGGGAAATAGGAATTTTAAAGAGGTCATGCTAGCTTTGAGT GTGTTGGAGGCCTGTGTTAAGAATTGCTGCCACAAATTTCACGTCTACGTGTCCACCAGAGACTTTGTGGAGAATGTTTTAGTGCAAACCCTACTGCCTAAAAATAACCCTCCGATGATTCTTCAGAACAGAGTGCTAAGCATGATACag GCGTGGTCCGATGCCTTTCGTAGTTCTCCAGATCTGACGGGTGTTGTGACCGTGTATGAGGATCTCAGGAGGAGAGGTGTGGAGTTTCCTGTGACAGAACTGAATGGATATTCCCCTATTCACACTCCCAACAGG AGCGTTGACTCCATGTCTCCGGTAACAGCGCATGCAGAACAGCACACAGTCAAATCATCACAGCCACAGAATACAGAGACTCCCCTCACACTGTCACCTCAACAG AGTAAGCAGTTGAAGGCCGAACTGGAGATGGTACGAAATAATCTTTCGGTGATGTCAGACATGATGTCACAGATGGAGCCCGGAAGCGTTCAGCAATCCGACACAGAACTGCTGCAG CAGCTCTACTCCATGTGCAAGCATATGCAGGGCCGAATGGTCGACCTCATACCCAGACTGACAGACGAAAAACTTACAGAGCAGTTACTAATGGTCAATGATGACATGAACACTACCTTTGCACAATATCACAG ATTTGAAAGACATCTCAACATACAGAGCAATGCACAATCT AGCCCAGCTTACACAAACCTCATTGACCTCGGTGCTGCTTCGGAAACTCTTAACCAATCGAAGGCAGCAAATAGTGCTCATTGTGCAGTCAGCCAATCAACTGTCAACATACTGTCCAATCAGATGGCAGGGTTAA GTACAAAggcagatgtaaacaaacacagctCGCTGCAAAAAAG TCCAGAAACCTCATCAGCACTTGGGGGATTGGATGCTACACAAATAAAGCGACAGGACATTGGAGCG ATCCCTGTCGATCAGAGTGAAGTGATGGATGACATTGAACGATGGCTTGATGTGGATAAT CAAGATGACTTCGAGGGAGTGACAAGTGAAG agtTTGATAAATTCCTTGCAGAAAGAGCAAAAGCAGCTGATCGTCTTCCGTCAGCAACGATGTCGCTCCACGACCCCGGCCATTCGCAACCATAG
- the LOC127450033 gene encoding target of Myb1 membrane trafficking protein-like isoform X4: MEFFIGNPFSTPVGQLIEHATSSSLPSEDWGLNMEICDIVNETEDGPKDAVRAIKKRILGNRNFKEVMLALSVLEACVKNCCHKFHVYVSTRDFVENVLVQTLLPKNNPPMILQNRVLSMIQAWSDAFRSSPDLTGVVTVYEDLRRRGVEFPVTELNGYSPIHTPNRSVDSMSPVTAHAEQHTVKSSQPQNTETPLTLSPQQSKQLKAELEMVRNNLSVMSDMMSQMEPGSVQQSDTELLQQLYSMCKHMQGRMVDLIPRLTDEKLTEQLLMVNDDMNTTFAQYHRFERHLNIQSNAQSSPAYTNLIDLGAASETLNQSKAANSAHCAVSQSTVNILSNQMAGLSTKADVNKHSSLQKSPETSSALGGLDATQIKRQDIGAIPVDQSEVMDDIERWLDVDNVSATA, translated from the exons GCCTCAACATGGAGATCTGTGACATAGTAAATGAAACAGAGGACGG GCCTAAAGATGCAGTCAGAGCAATAAAGAAGAGGATCTTGGGAAATAGGAATTTTAAAGAGGTCATGCTAGCTTTGAGT GTGTTGGAGGCCTGTGTTAAGAATTGCTGCCACAAATTTCACGTCTACGTGTCCACCAGAGACTTTGTGGAGAATGTTTTAGTGCAAACCCTACTGCCTAAAAATAACCCTCCGATGATTCTTCAGAACAGAGTGCTAAGCATGATACag GCGTGGTCCGATGCCTTTCGTAGTTCTCCAGATCTGACGGGTGTTGTGACCGTGTATGAGGATCTCAGGAGGAGAGGTGTGGAGTTTCCTGTGACAGAACTGAATGGATATTCCCCTATTCACACTCCCAACAGG AGCGTTGACTCCATGTCTCCGGTAACAGCGCATGCAGAACAGCACACAGTCAAATCATCACAGCCACAGAATACAGAGACTCCCCTCACACTGTCACCTCAACAG AGTAAGCAGTTGAAGGCCGAACTGGAGATGGTACGAAATAATCTTTCGGTGATGTCAGACATGATGTCACAGATGGAGCCCGGAAGCGTTCAGCAATCCGACACAGAACTGCTGCAG CAGCTCTACTCCATGTGCAAGCATATGCAGGGCCGAATGGTCGACCTCATACCCAGACTGACAGACGAAAAACTTACAGAGCAGTTACTAATGGTCAATGATGACATGAACACTACCTTTGCACAATATCACAG ATTTGAAAGACATCTCAACATACAGAGCAATGCACAATCT AGCCCAGCTTACACAAACCTCATTGACCTCGGTGCTGCTTCGGAAACTCTTAACCAATCGAAGGCAGCAAATAGTGCTCATTGTGCAGTCAGCCAATCAACTGTCAACATACTGTCCAATCAGATGGCAGGGTTAA GTACAAAggcagatgtaaacaaacacagctCGCTGCAAAAAAG TCCAGAAACCTCATCAGCACTTGGGGGATTGGATGCTACACAAATAAAGCGACAGGACATTGGAGCG ATCCCTGTCGATCAGAGTGAAGTGATGGATGACATTGAACGATGGCTTGATGTGGATAATGTGAGTGCAACAGCCtga
- the LOC127450033 gene encoding target of Myb1 membrane trafficking protein-like isoform X1 has product MEFFIGNPFSTPVGQLIEHATSSSLPSEDWGLNMEICDIVNETEDGPKDAVRAIKKRILGNRNFKEVMLALSVLEACVKNCCHKFHVYVSTRDFVENVLVQTLLPKNNPPMILQNRVLSMIQAWSDAFRSSPDLTGVVTVYEDLRRRGVEFPVTELNGYSPIHTPNRSVDSMSPVTAHAEQHTVKSSQPQNTETPLTLSPQQSKQLKAELEMVRNNLSVMSDMMSQMEPGSVQQSDTELLQQLYSMCKHMQGRMVDLIPRLTDEKLTEQLLMVNDDMNTTFAQYHRFERHLNIQSNAQSSPAYTNLIDLGAASETLNQSKAANSAHCAVSQSTVNILSNQMAGLSTKADVNKHSSLQKSPETSSALGGLDATQIKRQDIGADESLDSTSLSSSPQFHWMVEKGMIPVDQSEVMDDIERWLDVDNQDDFEGVTSEEFDKFLAERAKAADRLPSATMSLHDPGHSQP; this is encoded by the exons GCCTCAACATGGAGATCTGTGACATAGTAAATGAAACAGAGGACGG GCCTAAAGATGCAGTCAGAGCAATAAAGAAGAGGATCTTGGGAAATAGGAATTTTAAAGAGGTCATGCTAGCTTTGAGT GTGTTGGAGGCCTGTGTTAAGAATTGCTGCCACAAATTTCACGTCTACGTGTCCACCAGAGACTTTGTGGAGAATGTTTTAGTGCAAACCCTACTGCCTAAAAATAACCCTCCGATGATTCTTCAGAACAGAGTGCTAAGCATGATACag GCGTGGTCCGATGCCTTTCGTAGTTCTCCAGATCTGACGGGTGTTGTGACCGTGTATGAGGATCTCAGGAGGAGAGGTGTGGAGTTTCCTGTGACAGAACTGAATGGATATTCCCCTATTCACACTCCCAACAGG AGCGTTGACTCCATGTCTCCGGTAACAGCGCATGCAGAACAGCACACAGTCAAATCATCACAGCCACAGAATACAGAGACTCCCCTCACACTGTCACCTCAACAG AGTAAGCAGTTGAAGGCCGAACTGGAGATGGTACGAAATAATCTTTCGGTGATGTCAGACATGATGTCACAGATGGAGCCCGGAAGCGTTCAGCAATCCGACACAGAACTGCTGCAG CAGCTCTACTCCATGTGCAAGCATATGCAGGGCCGAATGGTCGACCTCATACCCAGACTGACAGACGAAAAACTTACAGAGCAGTTACTAATGGTCAATGATGACATGAACACTACCTTTGCACAATATCACAG ATTTGAAAGACATCTCAACATACAGAGCAATGCACAATCT AGCCCAGCTTACACAAACCTCATTGACCTCGGTGCTGCTTCGGAAACTCTTAACCAATCGAAGGCAGCAAATAGTGCTCATTGTGCAGTCAGCCAATCAACTGTCAACATACTGTCCAATCAGATGGCAGGGTTAA GTACAAAggcagatgtaaacaaacacagctCGCTGCAAAAAAG TCCAGAAACCTCATCAGCACTTGGGGGATTGGATGCTACACAAATAAAGCGACAGGACATTGGAGCG GATGAAAGTCTAGACTCCACCTCCCTCAGCAGCTCACCTCAATTTCATTGGATGGTTGAAAAGGGAATG ATCCCTGTCGATCAGAGTGAAGTGATGGATGACATTGAACGATGGCTTGATGTGGATAAT CAAGATGACTTCGAGGGAGTGACAAGTGAAG agtTTGATAAATTCCTTGCAGAAAGAGCAAAAGCAGCTGATCGTCTTCCGTCAGCAACGATGTCGCTCCACGACCCCGGCCATTCGCAACCATAG
- the LOC127450033 gene encoding target of Myb1 membrane trafficking protein-like isoform X3 has translation MEFFIGNPFSTPVGQLIEHATSSSLPSEDWGLNMEICDIVNETEDGPKDAVRAIKKRILGNRNFKEVMLALSVLEACVKNCCHKFHVYVSTRDFVENVLVQTLLPKNNPPMILQNRVLSMIQAWSDAFRSSPDLTGVVTVYEDLRRRGVEFPVTELNGYSPIHTPNRSVDSMSPVTAHAEQHTVKSSQPQNTETPLTLSPQQSKQLKAELEMVRNNLSVMSDMMSQMEPGSVQQSDTELLQQLYSMCKHMQGRMVDLIPRLTDEKLTEQLLMVNDDMNTTFAQYHRFERHLNIQSNAQSSPAYTNLIDLGAASETLNQSKAANSAHCAVSQSTVNILSNQMAGLSTKADVNKHSSLQKSPETSSALGGLDATQIKRQDIGADESLDSTSLSSSPQFHWMVEKGMIPVDQSEVMDDIERWLDVDNVSATA, from the exons GCCTCAACATGGAGATCTGTGACATAGTAAATGAAACAGAGGACGG GCCTAAAGATGCAGTCAGAGCAATAAAGAAGAGGATCTTGGGAAATAGGAATTTTAAAGAGGTCATGCTAGCTTTGAGT GTGTTGGAGGCCTGTGTTAAGAATTGCTGCCACAAATTTCACGTCTACGTGTCCACCAGAGACTTTGTGGAGAATGTTTTAGTGCAAACCCTACTGCCTAAAAATAACCCTCCGATGATTCTTCAGAACAGAGTGCTAAGCATGATACag GCGTGGTCCGATGCCTTTCGTAGTTCTCCAGATCTGACGGGTGTTGTGACCGTGTATGAGGATCTCAGGAGGAGAGGTGTGGAGTTTCCTGTGACAGAACTGAATGGATATTCCCCTATTCACACTCCCAACAGG AGCGTTGACTCCATGTCTCCGGTAACAGCGCATGCAGAACAGCACACAGTCAAATCATCACAGCCACAGAATACAGAGACTCCCCTCACACTGTCACCTCAACAG AGTAAGCAGTTGAAGGCCGAACTGGAGATGGTACGAAATAATCTTTCGGTGATGTCAGACATGATGTCACAGATGGAGCCCGGAAGCGTTCAGCAATCCGACACAGAACTGCTGCAG CAGCTCTACTCCATGTGCAAGCATATGCAGGGCCGAATGGTCGACCTCATACCCAGACTGACAGACGAAAAACTTACAGAGCAGTTACTAATGGTCAATGATGACATGAACACTACCTTTGCACAATATCACAG ATTTGAAAGACATCTCAACATACAGAGCAATGCACAATCT AGCCCAGCTTACACAAACCTCATTGACCTCGGTGCTGCTTCGGAAACTCTTAACCAATCGAAGGCAGCAAATAGTGCTCATTGTGCAGTCAGCCAATCAACTGTCAACATACTGTCCAATCAGATGGCAGGGTTAA GTACAAAggcagatgtaaacaaacacagctCGCTGCAAAAAAG TCCAGAAACCTCATCAGCACTTGGGGGATTGGATGCTACACAAATAAAGCGACAGGACATTGGAGCG GATGAAAGTCTAGACTCCACCTCCCTCAGCAGCTCACCTCAATTTCATTGGATGGTTGAAAAGGGAATG ATCCCTGTCGATCAGAGTGAAGTGATGGATGACATTGAACGATGGCTTGATGTGGATAATGTGAGTGCAACAGCCtga